One window of the Streptomyces asoensis genome contains the following:
- a CDS encoding class I SAM-dependent methyltransferase — translation MPPRPVHEPRRDDCPWCGSKRLRTRLRAPDLRHRRPGTFVVDECLDCAHAFQNPRLTAEGLALYGAEGEERSDRGHLRATARSMLPFPEPESWLDVGTGDASFPAAAKELFAYTAFDGVDPTPRVEWARAAGRLDEAHLGRLTAPEVLSRLRGRYDVVSMLHHLEHIRDPRRELAAALTALRPGGHLLVQLPDPASASAAVLGKWWTSYDQPRHLHLIPPANLRAELEAQGCEIVVTDRRTPHTPHDLATAASLYLNRTRLHRTARPLTALAAVLDHLLAPALRRTRFSNAYQVIARRN, via the coding sequence ATGCCCCCCAGGCCCGTCCACGAGCCGCGCCGCGACGACTGCCCCTGGTGCGGCTCGAAGCGCCTGCGCACCCGGCTGCGCGCACCGGACCTGCGCCACCGCAGGCCGGGCACCTTCGTGGTCGACGAGTGCCTGGACTGCGCGCACGCCTTCCAGAACCCCCGCCTGACCGCCGAGGGGCTGGCGCTGTACGGCGCCGAGGGCGAGGAGCGGTCCGACCGCGGGCACCTCAGGGCGACGGCCCGGTCGATGCTGCCCTTCCCCGAGCCGGAGAGCTGGCTGGACGTGGGTACGGGGGACGCGTCCTTCCCGGCGGCGGCGAAGGAGCTGTTCGCCTACACGGCGTTCGACGGGGTGGACCCGACCCCGAGGGTGGAGTGGGCGAGAGCGGCGGGCCGGCTCGACGAGGCCCACCTGGGCCGGCTGACGGCACCGGAGGTCCTGTCCCGCCTGCGCGGCCGCTACGACGTGGTCAGCATGCTCCACCACCTGGAACACATCCGGGACCCGAGGCGGGAACTCGCGGCGGCGCTGACGGCCCTGCGGCCGGGCGGCCACCTCCTCGTACAGCTCCCGGACCCGGCCAGCGCGTCCGCGGCCGTGCTGGGCAAGTGGTGGACCTCCTACGACCAGCCCCGCCACCTCCACCTGATCCCGCCGGCCAACCTGCGGGCCGAACTCGAGGCCCAGGGCTGCGAGATCGTCGTGACGGACCGCCGGACGCCGCACACCCCGCACGACCTGGCGACGGCGGCCTCGCTCTACCTGAACAGGACCCGGCTGCACCGGACGGCCCGGCCGCTGACCGCCCTGGCCGCCGTACTCGACCACCTGCTGGCCCCCGCCCTGCGCCGCACCCGCTTCTCGAACGCGTACCAGGTCATCGCGCGCAGGAACTGA